A genomic region of Eucalyptus grandis isolate ANBG69807.140 chromosome 5, ASM1654582v1, whole genome shotgun sequence contains the following coding sequences:
- the LOC104445700 gene encoding glucan endo-1,3-beta-glucosidase 1, with amino-acid sequence MKERAVPCFGNGELGMVVPVFLAAVFLLCSGIPAGSSPLAVQIKRTRGPRDEPFVGLNIGTEVSNLVSPEALVSFLQVQKIAHVRLYDANPDILTALARSKIRVIISVPNNQILAIGSSNATAVAWISRNVLAYYPKTLITGIAVGDEVLTTVPSYAPILVPAIEFLYSALVAANLHNEIKISTPHAASLILDTFPPSQAFFNQSLSSVIVPLLRFLSRTGSPLMMNLYPYYVFMENKGVVPLANSLFRPIAPSKEMVDPNTLLHYTNVLDAMIDAAYYSMKNFNFTDVKVLVTETGWPSKGDSKEPYATIDYADTYNSNLIKHVLDKSGTPLHPELTSNVYIYELFNEDLRSPPLSEASWGLFNGDLTPAYLLHVSDTGGFLANDTTNQTYCIAMGGVDSRTLQAALDWACGPGQANCTEIQPGENCFKPNNVKSHASYAFDSYYQKEGKVAGSCDFKGAAMITTTDPGHGDCIFPGSKESNNTGQTNSTDSSGAANKLGLNTSRSGGIGALVRAFQLLLATRFSLFFSIPMLMPR; translated from the exons ATGAAGGAGCGCGCGGTGCCGTGTTTCGGTAACGGCGAGCTTGGGATGGTTGTTCCCGTCTTCTTGGCCGCCGTCTTCTTGCTCTGCTCCGGAATTCCAG CTGGGTCGTCGCCTCTTGCCGTGCAAATTAAGCGAACCCGAGGCCCGAGGGACGAACCCTTTGTGGGGTTGAACATAGGCACGGAGGTTTCGAATCTTGTTTCCCCGGAAGCTCTGGTGTCGTTTCTGCAAGTGCAGAAGATCGCCCACGTGCGCCTCTACGATGCGAACCCGGACATTCTCACCGCTCTGGCTCGCAGTAAAATTCGGGTAATCATCAGTGTTCCCAATAACCAGATTCTTGCAATCGGGTCGTCGAATGCCACGGCTGTTGCTTGGATTAGCCGAAACGTTCTTGCTTACTACCCGAAAACCCTAATAACAGGCATTGCAGTTGGGGATGAGGTCTTGACCACAGTACCCTCCTACGCTCCCATTCTTGTGCCTGCAATCGAATTCCTTTACAGTGCTTTGGTAGCTGCAAATTTGCATAATGAAATTAAGATTTCGACCCCACATGCCGCGTCTCTGATTCTTGACACGTTCCCGccttctcaagctttctttaacCAGAGCCTTAGTTCTGTGATAGTCCCTCTGTTGCGGTTCTTGTCTAGGACCGGCTCGCCATTGATGATGAATTTGTACCCTTACTATGTGTTCATGGAGAATAAAGGTGTAGTTCCTCTTGCAAATTCGCTCTTCCGGCCAATAGCTCCATCCAAAGAAATGGTTGATCCCAACACTTTGCTTCATTATACTAATGTGCTCGATGCGATGATTGACGCTGCCTATTATTCGATGAAGAATTTTAACTTTACGGATGTCAAAGTTCTCGTGACTGAGACAGGATGGCCTTCGAAGGGTGATTCAAAGGAGCCCTATGCAACCATTGATTATGCTGATACTTacaattcaaatttgattaaacATGTTCTTGATAAAAGTGGTACTCCTCTGCATCCGGAGCTCACGTCCAATGTGTACATATATGAGTTGTTCAATGAGGATCTTAGATCACCTCCACTATCTGAAGCCAGTTGGGGGTTGTTCAATGGGGACTTGACACCGGCTTACTTGCTGCACGTATCAGACACCGGGGGCTTTTTGGCCAATGATACAACCAACCAGACGTACTGTATTGCAATGGGTGGTGTAGATTCAAGGACATTACAAGCAGCACTGGATTGGGCATGTGGTCCTGGGCAGGCAAATTGCACAGAGATTCAGCCAGGAGAGAATTGTTTTAAGCCAAACAATGTGAAAAGCCATGCTTCGTATGCATTTGATAGTTATTACCAGAAGGAAGGGAAAGTTGCTGGGTCTTGTGATTTCAAGGGTGCTGCTATGATCACCACTACTGACCCCG GTCATGGAGACTGTATCTTTCCTGGAAG CAAGGAAAGCAACAACACAGGGCAGACAAATTCCACCGACTCAAGTGGTGCAGCCAACAAATTAGGGCTCAACACCTCAAGAAGTGGAGGGATAGGTGCATTGGTGAGGGCATTTCAACTTCTTCTAGCCACAcgtttctcccttttcttttcgattCCTATGTTGATGCCACGCTAG
- the LOC120294073 gene encoding glycine-rich cell wall structural protein 2-like, producing the protein MTLPEKLIGITFVIDQVAGNLWSTKMMMMSTARLKVGIVVEVSLAGYGGAGGGVGGSSGRGDSGGGNGAYGHGEDYGGGAGAGEGSRNGRKGKGGGGGEVGSDGGFGHGSGFGAGGAIGSGIGSGGGSGGGHGGGGDGAYCSSGSGEGFGQGSGFGAEFASGANGGGAGGGGGDLGAVVLGAEVGVVSVEALAREDSLVLLEEVAVVEEEVGVAAAADRGIFRGGIWPWEGSGSRAGGGGGMGEFNGGKGGDSSAKGLTTGGSNGIRIGFGMVIGIGFGRGGGDGAKRSSDGKH; encoded by the exons ATGACATTGCCAGAGAAATTGATTGGAATAACTTTCGTCATTGATCAAGTGGCGGGAAACTTATGGTcgacaaagatgatgatgatgagcacTGCTCGTTTAAAAGTTGGCATAGTTGTGGAAGTTTCTTTGGCAG GCTATGGTGGAGCCGGAGGTGGAGTTGGTGGCAGCAGCGGAAGAGGAGATAGCGGTGGAGGAAATGGCGCATATGGCCATGGAGAAGATTATGGAGGAGGGGCAGGGGCAGGTGAGGGTAgtagaaatggaagaaaaggcaAGGGTGGTGGAGGTGGAGAAGTTGGCTCTGATGGAGGCTTTGGCCATGGAAGTGGGTTTGGTGCTGGTGGTGCTATTGGAAGTGGAATCGGCAGTGGCGGTGGCAGTGGCGGTGGACATGGCGGTGGTGGAGATGGAGCATATTGCAGCAGTGGCTCTGGCGAAGGATTTGGTCAAGGAAGTGGCTTTGGCGCTGAATTTGCTTCAGGAGCTAATGGAGGGGGAGCTGGTGGTGGAGGAGGTGATTTGGGGGCAGTGGTGTTGGGGGCGGAGGTGGGAGTGGTTTCGGTGGAGGCTTTGGCAAGGGAGGATTCACTGGTGTTGCtggaggaggtggcggtggtggaggaggaggtgggggTGGCAGCGGCAGCAGACAGGGGGATATTCAGGGGAGGGATATGGCCATGGGAAGGCAGTGGTTCCAGAgcaggtggaggcggaggcatGGGTGAGTTCAACGGTGGCAAAGGCGGTGATTCATCTGCTAAAGGGCTGACAACTGGGGGAAGTAATGGTATTAGAATTGGGTTTGGCATGGTCATTGGGATTGGATTTGGAAGGGGGGGCGGGGACGGAGCCAAACGTAGCAGCGACGGGAAACACTAA
- the LOC104431075 gene encoding uncharacterized protein LOC104431075 isoform X2, protein MCRLGDSSSFDDEYRSSRNIAISLFRRYKNAVDRGGGDNLKEFISAGVNAYALGCTDKGLRDELTDMKESGVEIEAMQAYGGNTTLKSKIISEEIDECIFWLSIIFITILCTPQPTVVRWSSTPPVSEEILRQWKGFCALIANAYYIRGMAWLPVKTLQMEQMAVMGRSEEPSVVASRMRLVFSTLEVVSPQWPKV, encoded by the exons ATG TGCCGACTGGGCGACTCCAGTTCGTTTGATGATGAATATCGTTCATCCCGAAACATAGCTATCAGTCTCTTTAGGCGGTACAAGAATGCTGTTGATCGTGGAGGAGGTGACAACTTAAAA GAGTTCATCAGTGCTGGGGTAAATGCATACGCACTTGGCTGCACTGACAAAGGATTGAGGGATGAACTTACTGATATGAAGGAATCTGGTGTTGAGATTGAAGCAATGCAAGCTTATGGTGGAAACACCACTTTAAAATCTAAGATCATCTCTGAGGAG ATTGATGAGTGCATATTTTGGTTGAGCATTATATTCATTACCATCTTGTGCACGCCACAACCGACAGTTGTTAGATGGTCATCTACCCCACCAGTGTCGGAAGAAATACTACGCCAGTGGAAAGGATTCTGTGCTCTCATAGCAAATGCATATTATATTAGGGGAATGGCATG gCTTCCGGTGAAAACTCTTCAAATGGAGCAGATGGCTGTGATGGGCCGTTCAGAAGAGCCATCGGTAGTTGCTAGCCGAATGCGTCTGGTGTTCAGTACTCTCGAG GTGGTGAGTCCACAGTGGCCAAAAGTCTAA
- the LOC104431075 gene encoding uncharacterized protein LOC104431075 isoform X3, translating into MLLIVEEEFISAGVNAYALGCTDKGLRDELTDMKESGVEIEAMQAYGGNTTLKSKIISEEIDECIFWLSIIFITILCTPQPTVVRWSSTPPVSEEILRQWKGFCALIANAYYIRGMAWLPVKTLQMEQMAVMGRSEEPSVVASRMRLVFSTLEVVSPQWPKV; encoded by the exons ATGCTGTTGATCGTGGAGGAG GAGTTCATCAGTGCTGGGGTAAATGCATACGCACTTGGCTGCACTGACAAAGGATTGAGGGATGAACTTACTGATATGAAGGAATCTGGTGTTGAGATTGAAGCAATGCAAGCTTATGGTGGAAACACCACTTTAAAATCTAAGATCATCTCTGAGGAG ATTGATGAGTGCATATTTTGGTTGAGCATTATATTCATTACCATCTTGTGCACGCCACAACCGACAGTTGTTAGATGGTCATCTACCCCACCAGTGTCGGAAGAAATACTACGCCAGTGGAAAGGATTCTGTGCTCTCATAGCAAATGCATATTATATTAGGGGAATGGCATG gCTTCCGGTGAAAACTCTTCAAATGGAGCAGATGGCTGTGATGGGCCGTTCAGAAGAGCCATCGGTAGTTGCTAGCCGAATGCGTCTGGTGTTCAGTACTCTCGAG GTGGTGAGTCCACAGTGGCCAAAAGTCTAA
- the LOC104431075 gene encoding uncharacterized protein LOC104431075 isoform X1, producing the protein MKNYHGTTMLTVTGSVSNYQALPKNLVLHETVSCGASHVICSTKSAVFVPVRSTSNVLNSSFSDKGRTQLQTLHHVASKKWLCRLGDSSSFDDEYRSSRNIAISLFRRYKNAVDRGGGDNLKEFISAGVNAYALGCTDKGLRDELTDMKESGVEIEAMQAYGGNTTLKSKIISEEIDECIFWLSIIFITILCTPQPTVVRWSSTPPVSEEILRQWKGFCALIANAYYIRGMAWLPVKTLQMEQMAVMGRSEEPSVVASRMRLVFSTLEVVSPQWPKV; encoded by the exons ATGAAGAATTATCATGGTACAACCATGCTTACTGTAACGGGCAGTGTTAGCAATTACCAGGCACTTCCAAAGAATCTGGTTCTGCATGAGACTGTTTCATGCGGAGCTAGCCATGTGATTTGCTCCACTAAAAGTGCAGTTTTTGTTCCTGTGAGGAGTACTAGTAACGTTTTGAATTCTTCATTTTCCGACAAAGGCCGCACTCAACTGCAGACCCTTCATCATGTGGCTTCAAAAAAATGGCTA TGCCGACTGGGCGACTCCAGTTCGTTTGATGATGAATATCGTTCATCCCGAAACATAGCTATCAGTCTCTTTAGGCGGTACAAGAATGCTGTTGATCGTGGAGGAGGTGACAACTTAAAA GAGTTCATCAGTGCTGGGGTAAATGCATACGCACTTGGCTGCACTGACAAAGGATTGAGGGATGAACTTACTGATATGAAGGAATCTGGTGTTGAGATTGAAGCAATGCAAGCTTATGGTGGAAACACCACTTTAAAATCTAAGATCATCTCTGAGGAG ATTGATGAGTGCATATTTTGGTTGAGCATTATATTCATTACCATCTTGTGCACGCCACAACCGACAGTTGTTAGATGGTCATCTACCCCACCAGTGTCGGAAGAAATACTACGCCAGTGGAAAGGATTCTGTGCTCTCATAGCAAATGCATATTATATTAGGGGAATGGCATG gCTTCCGGTGAAAACTCTTCAAATGGAGCAGATGGCTGTGATGGGCCGTTCAGAAGAGCCATCGGTAGTTGCTAGCCGAATGCGTCTGGTGTTCAGTACTCTCGAG GTGGTGAGTCCACAGTGGCCAAAAGTCTAA
- the LOC104431073 gene encoding aminomethyltransferase, mitochondrial, with protein sequence MRGGGLWQLGQSIRRQLAQADKKSVARRYFASEADLKKTVLYDFHVTHGGKMVPFAGWSMPIQYKDSIMESTVNCRENGSLFDVSHMCGLSLKGKDCITFLEKLVIGDVAALAPGTGTLSVFTNEKGGAIDDTVITKVKDDHIYLVVNAGCRDKDLAHIEEHMKAFKAKGGDVLWHIHDERSLLALQGPLAAPVLQHLTKEDLSKIYFSDFRIIDINGASCFLTRTGYTGEDGFEISVPSEHAVDLAKAILEKSEGKVRLTGLGARDSLRLEAGLCLYGNDMEQHITPVEAGLTWAIGKRRRAEGGFLGAETILKQLEEGPKIRRAGFISSGPPARSHSEIQNDKGANIGEVTSGGFSPCLKKNIAMGYVKSGSHKAGTKVKILVRGKAYDGVVTKMPFVPTKYYKPS encoded by the exons ATGAGAGGAGGAGGTTTGTGGCAGCTTGGCCAGTCAATCCGTCGCCAGCTTGCTCAGGCTGATAAGAAGTCTGTCGCACGTCGATACTTTGCAAGCGAAGCTGATCTCAAGAAGACAGTGCTTTATGACTTCCATGTCACTCATGGGGGAAAAATGGTGCCTTTTGCTGGGTGGAGCATGCCCATTCAATACAAGGACTCAATCATGGAGTCCACAGTGAACTGCAGAGAAAATGGTAGCCTCTTTGATGTCTCTCATATGTGTGGGCTTAGCCTTAAAGGGAAGGATTGCATTACTTTCCTTGAAAAGCTGGTCATTGGCGATGTCGCTGCGCTAGCTCCTGGCACAGGGACACTGTCTGTGTTTACTAATGAGAAAGGAGGGGCAATTGACGACACTGTGATCACCAAAGTCAAGGACGATCATATATACCTTGTGGTGAATGCTGGGTGTAGGGATAAGGACCTGGCCCATATCGAGGAGCATATGAAGGCTTTCAAGGCCAAAGGCGGGGATGTTTTGTGGCACATTCATGATGAAAGATCTCTCCTTGCTCTCCAG GGTCCTCTTGCCGCCCCAGTTCTCCAGCACTTGACAAAAGAGGACTTGAGCAAGATTTATTTCAGCGACTTCCGCATCATTGATATCAACGGTGCTTCCTGCTTTCTCACCAGAACAGG TTACACTGGTGAAGATGGATTTGAAATCTCAGTTCCTTCAGAGCATGCCGTGGATCTGGCCAAAGCGATCCTGGAGAAGTCAGAAGGGAAGGTGAGGTTGACCGGCTTAGGTGCTCGGGACAGTCTCCGTCTTGAAGCTGGACTTTGTTTATATGGCAACGATATGGAACAGCACATAACTCCGGTGGAAGCCGGACTGACATGGGCCAttgggaagaggaggagggctGAAGGCGGATTCCTTGGAGCTGAGACAATCCTCAAGCAGCTCGAAGAGGGTCCAAAGATCAGGCGTGCCGGATTCATCTCTTCAGGCCCGCCTGCTAGAAGCCACAGCGAGATCCAGAATGATAAGGGAGCAAACATTGGCGAAGTCACGAGCGGAGGGTTCAGCCCTTGCTTGAAGAAGAACATAGCCATGGGGTACGTGAAATCTGGGTCACACAAAGCTGGAACCAAGGTTAAGATCCTGGTCCGAGGAAAGGCCTACGACGGCGTCGTCACAAAAATGCCGTTCGTCCCCACAAAGTACTACAAGCCATCTTAA
- the LOC104431076 gene encoding probable F-box protein At4g22030 — MAALQACSLLVPSCSSSSGRSLKRTITASIQAPKPLKLSLDNRQGAAITKKLVEELSTRNGYAFTEPLQMDVIQNDRVLEPRLSPTSVKTIKKLYAILEAVEDRVEMHNNVGEQRDNWNELLLNSVNMMTLTATTTAAMAVATPTPSLRACSALLFTAATGMSLVMSKIQPSQLAEEQRKASRLFKKLRSEIKSMLMLQSPTESDVKEMMEKVLALDRAYPLPLLGAMLEKFPEKFEPAAWWPRVSDKHSQSRGRKTVVKTERNGWNEDLEVEMKAIVKVLKSKDKQDYLRLGNLALKLNKMLAVSAPLLTGIAAAGSAFSGSTAMTVAAIAGTMAAITNSFEHGGQVGMVVEMYRNNAGFFDLMEETIEARLEERDYSKRENGEMFEMKVAMKLGRSLSELRDLARKSMASCTEGTEVDEFGSKLF, encoded by the coding sequence ATGGCCGCTTTACAAGCTTGCTCTCTCTTAGTTCCttcttgttcttcctcttcGGGTCGTTCTTTGAAGAGAACGATCACTGCTTCGATCCAAGCCCCGAAGCCCTTGAAGCTTAGCCTTGACAATCGCCAAGGCGCTGCGATCACGAAGAAGCTAGTCGAGGAATTGAGTACCAGGAATGGTTATGCCTTCACGGAGCCATTACAAATGGACGTCATCCAGAATGATAGGGTTTTGGAGCCGCGCCTATCACCTACTTCTGTCAAAACGATCAAGAAGCTCTATGCCATCTTAGAGGCTGTTGAAGATAGAGTGGAGATGCACAATAACGTCGGCGAGCAGCGAGACAACTGGAACGAGCTCTTGTTGAACTCGGTCAACATGATGACTCTCACTGCCACCACCACGGCAGCGATGGCTGTGGCCACGCCGACTCCATCGCTGAGAGCATGCTCTGCTCTCTTGTTTACAGCGGCCACTGGGATGTCGCTCGTCATGAGCAAAATCCAGCCCTCACAGCTGGCTGAAGAACAACGCAAAGCCTCGAGGTTGTTCAAGAAGCTCCGGAGTGAGATAAAGTCGATGCTCATGCTCCAATCCCCGACTGAGTCAGACGTGAAGGAGATGATGGAGAAGGTGCTGGCCCTTGATAGGGCTTATCCGCTGCCTCTGCTAGGAGCGATGCTCGAGAAGTTCCCCGAGAAATTTGAGCCTGCCGCATGGTGGCCTAGGGTTTCCGACAAACACAGCCAATCCAGAGGGAGGAAAACCGTTGTGAAGACGGAGCGAAACGGATGGAACGAGGACCTAGAAGTGGAGATGAAAGCCATCGTCAAAGTCCTCAAGAGCAAAGACAAGCAAGACTACTTGAGGCTCGGGAATCTGGCTCTAAAATTGAATAAGATGTTGGCGGTTTCTGCTCCTTTGCTAACCGGCATTGCTGCAGCCGGCTCAGCCTTCAGTGGCTCGACAGCCATGACGGTGGCAGCCATCGCCGGCACGATGGCGGCAATCACAAACAGCTTCGAGCATGGAGGCCAAGTTGGTATGGTGGTGGAGATGTACAGAAACAACGCAGGGTTCTTCGATCTCATGGAAGAGACGATTGAAGCGAGGCTTGAGGAGAGAGACTACAGCAAGAGGGAGAACGGAGAGATGTTCGAGATGAAGGTGGCAATGAAGCTGGGACGGAGCTTGTCGGAGCTCCGAGATTTAGCAAGAAAATCAATGGCTTCTTGTACAGAAGGGACTGAGGTGGATGAGTTTGGAAGCAAGCTTTTCTGA